A genomic window from Candidatus Sulfotelmatobacter sp. includes:
- a CDS encoding Gfo/Idh/MocA family oxidoreductase, with amino-acid sequence MKPIRTAILGTGFMGRVHLEAVRRVEGVEAAAIVGRNAEAARRLGAAFSVPLITTDYREVLRDPGIDAVHIGTPNAQHFSMAKDALLAGKHVICEKPLTTTVAEAEELVLLAARQEVRNCTCHNLRYYPMVQQMRRLREAGDLGEILVVQGTYSQDWLLYDTDWNWRVDSNAGGRSRCMADIGTHFFDMAEHITGLRVTSLCADLQTVHPTRKQPKHSVETFANKLLGPEDYIETPIDTEDFGAVIFHMGTRTRGCMTASQVSAGRKNRFSLEVYGTRSSVAWNQERPDELWVGHRDVANEVFVKDPSLLKPGARSYADLPGGHSEGYDDTFKQVFRRFYASIGTPGTAPEYPQFVDGLRQLKILDAVLESHRARRWIDVPLD; translated from the coding sequence ATGAAACCGATCAGAACCGCAATTCTTGGTACCGGCTTCATGGGCCGCGTGCATCTCGAAGCGGTGCGACGAGTGGAAGGCGTAGAAGCGGCGGCAATCGTCGGCAGAAACGCGGAGGCGGCACGGCGATTGGGCGCAGCGTTTTCCGTTCCACTGATTACGACCGACTATCGCGAAGTGCTGCGGGACCCTGGGATCGATGCGGTCCACATCGGTACGCCGAATGCGCAGCATTTTTCCATGGCCAAAGATGCGCTTCTGGCCGGCAAGCATGTGATTTGCGAAAAGCCTCTGACCACAACCGTGGCCGAGGCCGAGGAACTCGTATTACTTGCGGCCCGCCAGGAAGTACGCAACTGCACCTGCCACAATCTGCGCTACTACCCCATGGTGCAGCAAATGCGCCGCCTGCGCGAGGCCGGCGATCTCGGCGAGATTCTGGTGGTGCAGGGAACCTATTCGCAGGACTGGCTGTTGTATGACACAGACTGGAATTGGCGAGTTGATTCCAACGCTGGCGGACGCTCGCGCTGCATGGCCGACATAGGGACTCATTTTTTCGATATGGCGGAGCATATCACGGGACTGCGCGTGACCAGTCTCTGCGCCGACCTGCAAACAGTTCACCCCACACGCAAGCAGCCAAAGCATTCGGTGGAGACTTTTGCTAATAAGTTGCTGGGTCCGGAAGACTACATCGAAACGCCGATCGATACGGAAGACTTCGGCGCTGTGATTTTCCACATGGGAACCCGCACTCGCGGTTGCATGACGGCCAGCCAGGTTTCCGCCGGACGCAAGAACCGTTTCAGCCTCGAGGTTTATGGCACACGATCTTCAGTGGCGTGGAATCAGGAGCGCCCCGACGAACTATGGGTAGGCCATCGCGATGTGGCTAATGAAGTGTTCGTCAAGGACCCATCGTTGCTGAAACCTGGAGCACGCAGCTACGCCGATCTACCCGGCGGTCACAGCGAAGGCTACGACGACACATTCAAGCAGGTTTTCAGGCGCTTCTACGCCTCGATTGGCACTCCGGGCACGGCGCCCGAGTACCCGCAGTTCGTGGATGGACTACGACAACTCAAAATTCTGGACGCGGTGTTGGAGAGCCATCGAGCCCGGCGCTGGATCGATGTCCCCCTCGATTGA
- a CDS encoding acetate kinase, which yields MKILVLNSGSSSQKLCLYDLGESLPGDPPACLWEAKIEWDGEQAAFVAKTSAGASQQGQLETMSRPKAVEHLLGSVWSGQQRVLSSPSEIDVVGHRVVHGGPDYEEPALITAEVKAGIAKASAFAPLHNRAELDGMEIVEKLLGSVPQIAVFDTGFHRKMPLSAAIYPGPYEWFSQGIRRYGFHGINHQYCAGRAAQLLRRKPESLKLVTCHLGNGCSLAAIQDGHSIDTTMGFTPLEGLMMGTRSGSVDPGIITYLMRRDQIDGPKMDDTLNHKSGLLGISGVSEDMRQILAAIKENNPRAKLAFDIYIHRLQAGIGAMVAALGGVDALVFTAGVGENSPEVRQATCSNLEFLGLKLDAAKNAKLTLDADIGGPDSRVRILVIRAQEDWAIARECWKLARETTNYSD from the coding sequence ATGAAAATTCTGGTGCTCAATTCGGGGTCCAGCAGCCAGAAGCTCTGTCTTTACGATCTGGGCGAAAGTCTCCCTGGCGATCCGCCGGCTTGTCTTTGGGAGGCCAAGATCGAGTGGGATGGCGAGCAGGCAGCATTTGTCGCCAAGACTTCGGCTGGCGCGTCGCAGCAGGGCCAGCTCGAAACCATGTCGCGGCCGAAAGCAGTGGAGCACTTGCTTGGGTCCGTGTGGAGCGGTCAACAGCGGGTCCTTTCCTCACCTTCCGAGATTGATGTGGTTGGACATCGCGTGGTTCACGGCGGCCCCGATTATGAAGAACCGGCCCTGATCACAGCGGAAGTGAAAGCCGGAATAGCAAAAGCGTCGGCATTTGCGCCGTTGCACAATCGCGCCGAACTCGATGGCATGGAGATCGTTGAAAAGCTACTGGGCTCGGTGCCGCAGATTGCGGTTTTTGACACCGGCTTCCATCGAAAAATGCCGCTCTCGGCTGCGATATATCCGGGGCCCTATGAATGGTTCAGCCAGGGGATTCGCCGCTACGGCTTTCACGGCATCAATCATCAATATTGTGCCGGGCGAGCAGCGCAGCTGCTCCGCAGAAAACCTGAGTCGCTCAAGTTGGTGACCTGCCACCTCGGCAACGGTTGTTCTTTGGCTGCGATTCAGGATGGTCACAGCATTGACACGACAATGGGATTTACGCCTCTCGAAGGTTTGATGATGGGAACGCGATCTGGTTCCGTGGACCCTGGAATTATCACGTACCTGATGCGGCGGGATCAGATTGATGGCCCGAAAATGGATGACACCCTGAATCACAAGTCAGGACTGCTGGGTATCTCAGGCGTTTCCGAAGACATGCGTCAAATATTGGCAGCCATCAAAGAAAATAATCCGCGTGCCAAGCTGGCCTTCGACATCTACATTCATCGCCTCCAGGCGGGCATCGGCGCTATGGTTGCCGCCTTGGGAGGGGTCGACGCTCTGGTGTTCACCGCGGGAGTTGGCGAGAACTCGCCTGAAGTGCGGCAGGCAACTTGCAGCAACCTGGAGTTTCTTGGGCTGAAACTCGATGCGGCAAAGAATGCGAAGCTTACGCTCGATGCCGACATCGGCGGCCCGGATTCCCGGGTTCGAATCCTCGTAATTCGAGCCCAGGAAGATTGGGCTATCGCGCGAGAATGCTGGAAGCTCGCGCGCGAGACTACGAACTACAGCGATTGA
- a CDS encoding phosphoketolase family protein, whose product MTPPASAVSPTSSASIQPLASEELRKMNAYWRAANYLSVGQIYLYANPLLREPLKLEDIKPRLLGHWGTTPGLNFIYVHLNRLIKKYDLDTIYVCGPGHGGPGMVANTYLEGTYTELYTNIQQNEEGLKKLFKQFSFPGGIPSHAAPETPGSINEGGELGYSLLHAYGAVFDNPDLLACCVIGDGEAETGPLATSWHSNKFLNPARDGAVLPILHLNGYKIANPTILGRVNDEQLVDLFAGYGYKPYFVEGHEPEVMHQLMAGTLDNIIDEIHGIQDEARSGRSTNRPAWPMIVLRSPKGWTGPKFVDGKPVEGTWRAHQVPVTDMEKSGHLEILETWMKSYRPEELFDHAGKLVPELAELAPTGERRMGANPHANGGLLLKALLMPDFREYAFPVSKPGTETGESTRILGTFLRDVMKLNLESRNFRVFGPDETASNRLEALYEVTKKEWMEPVLPTDENLSQDGRVLEVLSEHMCEGWLEGYLLTGRHGFFSCYEGFIHIVDSMFNQHAKWIEATHKIPWRRPISSLNYLLSSHVWRQDHNGFSHQDPGFIDFVMNKKASLVRVYLPPDANCLLSVADHCLRSRNYVNVIVAGKQPELQWLDMDAAIEHCTNGIGVWSWASTDQGSVPDAVMACAGDVPTLETLAAVDLLRQHFPDIKIRVVNVVDLMTLQSPSEHPHGLSDREFDSMFGTETPVIFAYHGYPWLIHRLTYRRNGHDYLHVRGFKEEGTTTTPFDMTVMNDLDRYHLAGDVVDRVPRLRSIGAHFKQLLRNKLVEHKLYIHEHGDDVPEVKNWSWPH is encoded by the coding sequence ATGACCCCGCCAGCCTCCGCAGTTTCCCCCACTTCCTCCGCTTCCATTCAGCCCCTTGCCTCCGAAGAATTACGCAAAATGAACGCCTACTGGCGCGCGGCGAACTATCTGTCCGTCGGACAAATCTATCTGTATGCCAATCCTCTGTTGCGCGAACCGCTCAAGCTCGAAGACATTAAGCCCCGGCTGTTGGGGCACTGGGGTACGACCCCCGGATTGAATTTCATCTACGTTCATCTGAATCGACTCATTAAGAAGTACGACCTGGATACGATCTATGTCTGCGGTCCCGGCCACGGCGGCCCCGGCATGGTGGCCAATACTTATCTGGAAGGCACCTACACCGAGCTCTACACCAACATTCAACAAAATGAAGAGGGCCTGAAAAAGCTGTTTAAGCAATTCTCTTTCCCCGGTGGGATTCCAAGCCATGCGGCCCCGGAAACGCCCGGGTCCATCAATGAAGGCGGAGAGCTGGGCTATTCCTTGCTTCATGCGTATGGAGCGGTCTTCGATAATCCCGACCTGTTGGCCTGTTGCGTGATCGGCGATGGCGAGGCCGAGACGGGACCACTGGCCACCAGTTGGCATTCAAACAAGTTTCTCAATCCGGCACGCGACGGAGCCGTGCTTCCGATCCTTCACCTGAACGGCTACAAGATCGCGAATCCGACGATCCTCGGCCGTGTCAATGATGAGCAGCTCGTTGATCTTTTTGCCGGATATGGCTATAAGCCGTATTTTGTCGAGGGGCACGAACCAGAGGTTATGCATCAACTCATGGCGGGCACGCTCGACAATATCATCGACGAGATTCACGGTATTCAGGACGAAGCCCGCTCAGGGAGATCTACCAACCGCCCTGCGTGGCCGATGATCGTTCTGCGCAGTCCGAAAGGCTGGACCGGCCCGAAGTTTGTTGACGGTAAGCCGGTGGAAGGCACGTGGCGCGCCCACCAGGTGCCAGTGACCGATATGGAGAAGTCAGGGCACCTGGAAATCCTCGAAACCTGGATGAAGAGCTATCGCCCCGAAGAGCTGTTCGATCACGCTGGAAAACTGGTGCCGGAACTGGCGGAGTTGGCGCCTACGGGCGAACGGCGGATGGGAGCGAATCCGCACGCGAATGGCGGGTTGCTGTTGAAAGCATTGCTCATGCCCGACTTTCGAGAATATGCATTTCCGGTGTCAAAGCCGGGCACAGAAACCGGAGAATCAACCAGAATTCTCGGAACTTTTCTGCGCGATGTAATGAAGTTGAACCTCGAATCCAGAAATTTCCGCGTGTTTGGGCCGGATGAAACGGCATCCAATCGCCTCGAGGCCCTATATGAAGTCACCAAGAAGGAGTGGATGGAGCCGGTTTTGCCGACTGACGAGAATCTTTCGCAGGACGGACGCGTGCTGGAGGTTCTGAGTGAGCACATGTGCGAGGGCTGGCTTGAGGGCTATCTGCTCACGGGGCGTCACGGCTTTTTCTCCTGCTATGAGGGCTTCATTCACATCGTCGACTCGATGTTCAATCAGCACGCGAAGTGGATCGAGGCCACGCACAAAATTCCCTGGCGGCGGCCGATTTCGTCCTTAAATTATCTGCTTAGCTCTCACGTCTGGCGTCAGGATCACAACGGTTTCAGTCATCAGGATCCCGGCTTCATCGATTTTGTGATGAATAAAAAGGCAAGCCTGGTTCGTGTATACCTTCCGCCGGACGCCAACTGTTTGCTCTCGGTGGCCGACCACTGCCTCCGCAGCCGCAACTATGTGAATGTAATTGTTGCCGGCAAGCAGCCCGAACTGCAATGGCTCGACATGGACGCGGCCATCGAACATTGCACCAACGGAATTGGAGTCTGGTCATGGGCCAGCACCGACCAGGGCAGTGTGCCCGATGCCGTGATGGCGTGCGCGGGAGATGTTCCTACGCTCGAAACTCTGGCCGCCGTCGATCTGCTGCGGCAGCATTTTCCCGACATCAAGATTCGAGTTGTCAACGTGGTGGATCTGATGACGCTTCAGTCTCCCAGCGAGCATCCTCACGGTCTTTCGGATCGCGAGTTCGATTCCATGTTCGGCACTGAGACTCCGGTGATCTTCGCGTATCACGGATATCCGTGGCTGATCCATCGCCTGACCTATCGCCGCAACGGCCACGATTATTTGCACGTTCGCGGATTCAAAGAAGAGGGCACCACCACCACGCCGTTCGACATGACCGTAATGAATGATCTTGATCGCTATCATCTCGCTGGCGATGTGGTGGACCGAGTTCCTCGGCTGCGAAGCATCGGCGCGCACTTCAAACAACTGCTACGCAACAAACTGGTAGAGCACAAGCTCTATATCCACGAGCATGGGGACGACGTGCCGGAAGTGAAAAATTGGAGCTGGCCGCACTAA
- a CDS encoding DUF6629 family protein: MCFSAAANFVGSGVLATVGVATLTRVKHRRELLFASLPTLFAIHQFIEGFVWLGLDGMLSPKITHNMGAAFMLYAQGLLPFLLPLSVLLFEPNAKSRKRMLPFLVVGTLTTLYILWALTAYPTEISTKGNSIVYTNAATNNTAVAVFYVIATCGSLLFSKIKDMVIFGIANMAILLVVMAVKRYAFTSLWCAYAAVASVIILAYFWKSSKIRPFQYAAAK, encoded by the coding sequence GTGTGTTTTTCGGCGGCAGCGAATTTTGTCGGCAGCGGAGTCCTGGCAACCGTCGGCGTGGCGACCTTGACTCGGGTGAAGCACCGGCGAGAACTTCTCTTTGCATCTCTTCCTACGCTGTTTGCGATTCACCAGTTCATCGAAGGCTTCGTATGGTTAGGGCTGGATGGAATGCTCTCCCCGAAGATTACGCACAACATGGGCGCGGCCTTCATGCTGTACGCCCAGGGATTGCTTCCCTTCCTGCTGCCGCTGAGCGTCCTGCTCTTTGAACCCAACGCGAAAAGCCGAAAACGGATGCTGCCGTTTCTCGTGGTCGGAACGCTGACGACGCTGTACATACTTTGGGCACTCACCGCTTATCCAACGGAGATCTCCACCAAAGGCAATAGCATTGTGTATACCAATGCCGCCACAAACAATACTGCGGTCGCAGTGTTTTATGTGATCGCCACGTGCGGTTCGCTTTTGTTCTCCAAGATAAAAGATATGGTGATCTTTGGAATCGCGAATATGGCGATCTTGCTGGTTGTGATGGCGGTAAAGCGGTACGCATTCACATCTTTGTGGTGCGCGTACGCGGCAGTGGCCAGCGTGATCATCCTCGCCTACTTCTGGAAGAGCAGCAAAATAAGACCTTTTCAGTACGCCGCTGCGAAGTAA
- a CDS encoding VWA domain-containing protein has translation MKSAGRTGWRVPSCGVLSWSAAGVLACLLAFVCAGLAQDPGPPRTSTPPPNPTASPTTPSGAASSEAAPADAAPGDSAPADAAPAQNTQGDGFVFRKQVEEIILHATVIDPENRPVTGLSRESFQVFEDGKPQRVTSFRKERVPIALGILIDNSGSMLPKRAQVNQAALQLVDASQDQDQVFVVNFGDDAFLDQDYTQDVGKLRLALQRVETKGSTALYDAIIGAADHLNQTSPLQKKVLLVVTDGRDNASQATFQQVLRKLQQKNGPVLYMIALEQNEWRNDRDRQSLITLSAQTGGAAFFPASVDEIQSIASSIARDIRSQYVIGYHSSNPHTAGVYHSIEVHATEGSTPLRVATRTGYYSGNSGNSSPK, from the coding sequence GTGAAGTCGGCTGGTCGCACTGGCTGGCGTGTACCAAGCTGCGGCGTACTGAGTTGGAGCGCCGCGGGAGTATTGGCGTGTCTGCTGGCCTTTGTCTGCGCTGGGCTGGCGCAAGATCCGGGCCCGCCTCGAACTTCGACCCCTCCTCCTAATCCTACGGCATCGCCCACAACTCCTTCCGGCGCTGCTTCTTCTGAGGCAGCTCCCGCCGACGCTGCTCCCGGCGATTCCGCTCCGGCAGATGCTGCGCCGGCTCAAAACACTCAGGGAGACGGCTTCGTCTTCCGCAAACAAGTTGAGGAAATTATCCTGCATGCCACCGTCATTGACCCTGAGAATCGGCCGGTTACCGGCCTGTCCCGCGAAAGCTTTCAAGTCTTCGAAGACGGCAAACCACAGAGAGTAACTTCCTTCCGCAAGGAGCGCGTCCCTATTGCCTTGGGAATTCTCATCGACAATTCCGGCTCTATGCTGCCGAAGCGAGCTCAGGTGAACCAGGCCGCACTGCAATTGGTGGATGCCAGTCAGGACCAGGATCAGGTATTTGTCGTCAACTTTGGCGACGACGCTTTTCTAGACCAGGACTATACCCAGGATGTCGGCAAACTGCGGCTGGCTCTACAGCGAGTTGAAACCAAGGGCAGCACCGCGCTCTACGATGCGATTATTGGCGCCGCCGATCACCTGAACCAGACCTCTCCATTGCAAAAGAAAGTTCTGTTGGTCGTTACCGACGGCCGCGACAATGCCAGCCAGGCTACCTTTCAGCAAGTCCTGCGCAAGCTGCAGCAGAAGAATGGGCCGGTCCTCTACATGATTGCACTCGAACAGAACGAGTGGCGCAACGATCGCGACCGCCAATCTCTGATAACTCTCTCCGCGCAGACTGGGGGAGCGGCATTCTTTCCCGCCAGTGTCGACGAGATCCAATCCATCGCGAGTTCTATTGCGCGAGATATTCGAAGCCAATACGTAATCGGCTACCACTCCTCCAATCCACACACAGCGGGCGTCTATCATTCGATCGAAGTTCATGCGACCGAGGGATCCACTCCACTGCGCGTGGCCACCCGCACCGGATATTATTCCGGAAACAGCGGAAATAGCTCCCCTAAATAA